Within the Streptomyces sp. NBC_00554 genome, the region CGGGGACGACAGACGGGTCTCCTCGCCCTCGATGCGCAGGGTGCCCGCGTCGTGCTGGTGCAGGCCCGCGATGATCTTGATGAGTGTGGACTTGCCCGCGCCGTTGTCGCCGAGCACGCAGGTGATCTCGCCCGCGTGGACCTCCAGGGAGACGCCTTCGAGGGCGCGGATGTTGCCGTAGTACTTACTGACGTCGTCGAGCTCGACGAGCGCCGCACGTTCCGCGGGGGCCGCGTCCTTCGTCATGTTCGCGTCCGTCGTCATTTCGTCGCCTCCGCGCGCTTGCGGACCCAGTGGTTGAGCAGGGTCGCGAGGAGCAGCATCACTCCCAGGAAGAACTTGAACCAGTCCGGGTTCCACTCGGCGTACACGATGCCCTTGCTGACCATGCCGAAGATCAGGGCCCCGACCGCCGCGCCGACCGCGGAGCCGTAGCCGCCGGTGATCAGACAGCCGCCGATGACGGCCGCGATGATGTACGTCAGTTCGTTGCCGACGCCCTCGCCGGACTGCACGACGTCGAACGAGAACAGCAGGTGCTGGCCGGAGATCCAGGCGCCGAAAGCAACGCCCATGTAGAGGCCGATTTTGGTCTTGTCGACCGGTACGCCGACCGCGCGGGCCGCTTCCTCACCGCCGCCGACGGCGTAGATCCAGTTGCCGATACGGGTGCGCAGCAGGATCCAGGTGGCGACGACGATCAGGCCCAGCCACCACAGGATGGTGATCTTGAAGTCGACGCCGCCGATGGTGAGCGTCGAGGCGAAGACGTCCCTGGCGGAGGAGAAGCCCTCCATGTCGGAGATCGACTTGGTCGAGACCGTGCCGCTGATCAGTTTGGTGAAGCCGAGGTTCATGCCGGTCAGCATCAGGAACGTACCGAGCGTGATGATGAAGCTGGGCGGGTCGGTGCGGGTCAGCATGACGCCGTTGAAGACGCCGATCGCCAGTGTGACGACCAGCGAGACGAGGACGCCGACCCAGACGTTGGCGGTCATCTGGTAGCTGAACATCGAGGAGACCAGCGCGGAGGACGTCACCATGACGCCCGCGGACAGGTCGAACTCTCCGCCGATCATCAGCAGCGCGACCGGTACGGCCATGATGCCGATGGTCGAGGAGGCGTACAGGACCGTGCTGAGGCTGGCGGCCCGCACGAAGCTGTCCGCGAAGATCGCGAAGAAGAGGAAGACCGCGATCGCGCCGACCACCGAGCCGAGCTCGGGGCGGCCCAGGAGCTTGCGCAGCGGCGACTTCTTCAGGAGGCGTTCGTCGGGCCTCGCACTGGGCGTGGGCGCAGGAGCTGTCGCGGTCACCGGGTACCCCGCTTGGTGTACTCCTCCAGGGCGGCGGCCATGTCCTTGGTGATGATCTGCGGTCCGGTGAGGACCGGCTTGCCGCCGCCGAGGACGTTGGAGTTGTACTTGTAGAGCCAGAGCAGGTCCACGGCCTCATACCCCTGGAGGTAGGGCTGCTGGTCGACGGCGAAGCCGAGCGTGCCGTTCCCGAGCTCCGTCGCCACCTTCGCGTTCAGGTCGAAGGTGTCGATCTCTGCCTTGCTGCCCGCGTCCGCCTTGGCCTTGACCGCGGTGTCCGCGTACGGGGCGCCGAGCGTGACGACGGAGTCGATGGACTGGTCGGCCTGGAGCTTGGCGCCGATGGAGGACTGCACGTCGGGCATGCTCGTGCCCGTGACGTAGAGGTTCTCCACCGTGCCGTCGAAGGTCGCCTTGATGCCCGCGCAGCGCTGCT harbors:
- a CDS encoding ABC transporter permease produces the protein MTATAPAPTPSARPDERLLKKSPLRKLLGRPELGSVVGAIAVFLFFAIFADSFVRAASLSTVLYASSTIGIMAVPVALLMIGGEFDLSAGVMVTSSALVSSMFSYQMTANVWVGVLVSLVVTLAIGVFNGVMLTRTDPPSFIITLGTFLMLTGMNLGFTKLISGTVSTKSISDMEGFSSARDVFASTLTIGGVDFKITILWWLGLIVVATWILLRTRIGNWIYAVGGGEEAARAVGVPVDKTKIGLYMGVAFGAWISGQHLLFSFDVVQSGEGVGNELTYIIAAVIGGCLITGGYGSAVGAAVGALIFGMVSKGIVYAEWNPDWFKFFLGVMLLLATLLNHWVRKRAEATK